One region of Oryza sativa Japonica Group chromosome 10, ASM3414082v1 genomic DNA includes:
- the LOC4348510 gene encoding uncharacterized protein isoform X3, producing the protein MHIYTPICLSVRPSVPTNRQLAPRMIQRDLCSWRPPPPRRRRQPYPRANGRSDPPSCSQPGADTTITNMQLPEDIWQHIHSRMPMRDAARAACVSHRFLRFWRGYPTVTIDQETLGLSSQRFWITSEDERGEYILTKAQKVLESRLSGSTIVQSLKLDLSTFRKAIVSATVAGGLLDCWLRAFVKPGIVDITVLLPKCEDDDDCYYYYGHDCLPEYTFPCSLLSDDEDKITSLQSLSLSSCGFHPTEGMTTLLGCWKSMSTVCLHRVAITDEELGFFLAGCLVLERLDLSFCNSIGALKIPSALRRLRSLRVRSCRMLRTIESGAPMLATVWYDGWPLLRFWLGGALETTHLEVHATRMGDVIQYAGSKLPSAALNLETLVLSTVYERLKAPVMHDKFQQLKHLVICLGQSTMFCAGYDFLSLASFVDACPALETFILRIAYGIRWYNDQNRGNPDDGASCRGREASKLRNGGIVGNLRKEVLLL; encoded by the exons atgcatatatacacgCCGATTTGTTTGAGTGTACGTCCGTCCGTCCCCACCAACCGGCAGCTAGCGCCGAGAATGATCCAGCGCGACTTGTGCTCttggcgaccgccgccgccgcgtcgccgccggcagccatACCCACGCGCAA ATGGAAGAAGTGATCCACCGTCCTGCAGCCAACCAGGCGCTGACACGACAATAACGAACATGCAACTTCCGGAG GATATATGGCAGCACATACATTCCCGGATGCCGATGCGAGACGCCGCTCGTGCTGCCTGCGTGTCACACAGGTTCCTGCGTTTCTGGAGAGGCTACCCCACTGTCACTATCGATCAAGAAACCCTGGGATTAAGCTCGCAACGATTCTGGATCACGAGCGAAGACGAGAGAGGCGAGTACATCCTCACCAAAGCGCAGAAGGTTCTTGAGAGCCGTCTTTCCGGCTCCACCATTGTGCAGTCGCTCAAGCTTGATCTCTCCACCTTCCGGAAGGCTATAGTTAGTGCCACTGTTGCCGGTGGCCTCCTCGACTGCTGGCTCCGCGCCTTCGTGAAGCCCGGGATTGTGGATATCACTGTGTTACTCCCAAAgtgcgaggacgacgacgactgttACTACTACTACGGTCATGATTGTCTGCCTGAGTACACATTTCCCTGCTCGCTTCTCTCAGACGATGAGGACAAGATAACGTCGCTTCAGTCTCTTTCACTGTCCTCCTGTGGCTTCCACCCTACAGAAGGGATGACCACACTGCTTGGCTGCTGGAAGAGCATGTCGACGGTGTGCTTGCACAGAGTCGCCATCACGGACGAGGAGCTGGGTTTCTTCCTCGCCGGCTGCCTTGtgctggagcggctggatctgTCCTTCTGCAATTCGATAGGCGCCCTCAAGATACCTAGTGCACTCCGGCGGCTAAGGTCCCTACGGGTGCGCTCGTGCAGGATGCTGCGGACCATCGAGAGCGGCGCGCCGATGCTCGCCACGGTCTGGTACGACGGGTGGCCGCTGCTGAGGTTCTGGCTCGGTGGCGCGCTCGAGACGACGCATCTGGAGGTGCATGCCACTCGAATGGGGGACGTTATCCAGTATGCCGGCTCCAAGCTCCCCTCCGCCGCGCTGAATCTCGAAACGCTTGTGCTGTCGACTGTTTACGAG AGGTTGAAGGCACCAGTGATGCATGACAAATTCCAACAACTCAAGCATCTCGTCATCTGCCTTGGCCAATCAACTATGTTTTGCGCAGGCTATGACTTTCTCTCTTTGGCTAGTTTCGTTGATGCTTGTCCTGCCTTGGAGACCTTCATTTTACGA